GAAGGGAAGATGGAGGTCAAGGGGAACATCCTGCGCAACCTCACGGAGCGGCCCAAGCGGATCGGCCCGGGCCACGGCGCCTGCCCCGGCTGCGGCATCTTCGTCAACATGGACACCTTCCTCAAGGGGATCGAGGGGCACGTGGTGATCCTCTTTCACACCGGCTGCGGCATGGTCGTCACCACCGGCTACCCGTACACGTCGCACAAGATCACCTACATCCACAACCTGTTCCAGAACGGCGCGGCGACCCTTTCCGGCGTCGTCGAGATGTTCGAGGAGCGTAAAAAGCGGGGCGAGCTCCCGAAGGACGAGAAGATCACCTTCATCATGGTGACCGGGGACGGCGGGCACGACATCGGCATGGGCCCCTCGATCGGCGCCGCGATGCGGGGGCACGGGATGATCATCTGCGAGTACGACAACCAGGGGTACCAGAACACCGGCTCCCAGCTCTCGTTCACCGTTCCGCTGGGGCAGTCCACCTCCACCTCGAACTACGGCCCGCACCAGCACGGCAAGAGCACGCACCACAAGGACACGGCGCAGATCTTCGCGGCGTGCCACATCCCGTACGTCTGCACGGTGGCCGAGAGCAACCCGCGCGACATGATCCGCAAGGCGGCCAAGGCCCAGCAGTACGCGAAGGAGGGGCTCGCCTTCGTGAAGATGATCTCCATGTGCCCGCTGGCGTGGAAGACCGAGGAGCGGATCTCGTCCCAGATCATCCAGGCGTCGGTGGATTGCTGCTTCTTCCCCCTCTACGAGGTCGAGCACGGCGTCACGACGATCAACTACGACCCCGAGGAGAAGGGGAAAAAGGTCCCCGTCAACGAGTGGCTGAAGCACATGGGGAAGACGAAGCACATGCTGAAGCCCGACTGCAAGCCCGAGCTCGACAAGTTCCAGGCCGAGGTCGACCGGCGCTGGGTCCGCCTGAAGGAACTGCACAAGAACCCGCTGCTGTAAGTGGCACTGGTGTCCCCCGGCGGGGGGTCGGCTTTTTCTTTGGGGGGGCGTGTGGTATCTTTTCGGCTATGAGCCAGGGGAATTTCATCCTCCGGGAGCCGGAGTACGAGGGGTTCCTTTCGATCCTTCGGAAACTGCTGGTGGACGCCTCCGCGAAGGTCGTCTTCCTGGTCGACAAGAACGGGACCCTCCTCGCTTCCGCCGGGGATGCCGTCGGGTTCGACACGACGTCCCTGGCCTCCCTCGCCGCGGGGAACATCGCCGCCACCGGGGGGCTCGCCAACCTCATCGGGGAGAAGGAGTTCTCCATCCTCTTCCACGAGGGGGAGCGGGACAACATGCACCTCTCCGTCGTGGCGGAGCGTCTCATCCTTGTGGTCGTCTTCGACCGGCGCTCCTCCTCCGTCGGCCTTGTGCGCCTGCGCGTCCGGCAGGCCACGGTGCGTCTCACCGCGGTCATGGCGGTGGCGGTGGCGGCCAGCGACGCGGAGCTTGGGGGGGTCGAGGAGTTGACCGAGGCCGACATCGAGAGCCTGTTCAAATAATGTCGTTCATCAACTACTCCTCCCGCGAGATCAACTGCAAGATCGTCTATTACGGCCCCGGCCTGTGCGGGAAAACGACCAACCTGCAATTCATCTACAAGCGGATGAACCCCGAGGCGCGCGGGAAGATGATCTCCCTCGCCACCGAATCGGAGCGGACCCTCTTTTTCGACTTCCTCCCGCTGTCGCTGGGCGAGATCCGCGGCTTCAAGACGCGCTTCCATCTGTACACCGTTCCCGGCCAGGTCTTCTACGACGCCAGCCGACGGCTCATCCTGCGCGGCGTCGACGGGGTCGTCTTTTGCGCCGACTCGCAGCTCACCCGCGTGGACGCGAACGAGGAGTCGATGGAGAACCTCCGGGTGAACCTCCGGGAGCAGGGGTACGACCCCGACAGGATCCCCATGGTGATCCAGTACAACAAGCGCGACCTCCCGAACGTCGCCTCGCTGGCCGAGCTCCACGCGCTCCTCAACCGGCGCAACGTCCCCGAGTTCGAGGCGTCGGCCACCACGGGGGCCGGGGTCTTCGAGACGCTGAAGACGATCATCAAGATGGTCCTGATCGACCTGAAACGGGGCGGACGGCAATGAGCTTCGAACTCGTCGTCAGCGTCGCCTCCCCCGGGGAGCTCGAGGGGACCGACCTCTCTCCCTACGACGCCGTGTGCCTCGGCAGCCCGTACTGCCGGCGCATCGAGGGGAACTACGTCGAGGCGCTCGACCTTCTTCCAGGAGTCGTCTCCCGTCTTCACGCGGCGGGGAAGCGCGCGTACGTCACGACGCCGGCCGTGCCGCGCGAGGCGGACCTCCCGCACGTCACCCGCCTGGTCGACGCCGCCGCGGCCGCCGGGGCGGACGCCCTCGAGATCCACAACATGGGGGTCCTCCGGATTGTGCGGGAGAAGGGGCGGCCGGTTCCGGTCCACATGGGCGCCTACGCGAACGTCTACACCCACCTCGCGGCGGGGGTCATGCGCGACGCGGGGGCGGTACGGGTGCGCCCCAACGCCGAGGTGTCCCTCGAGGAGATGGCGATCCTCGCCCGCGAGGCGGGGGTCGAGGTCGAGGTGCTCGTCCACGGGAAGATCCCCCTCGGGGTCACCGACCGCTGCTTCCTGCTCACGGAACCCGAGGAGTCCGACCCGAAGTGCCCGTCCGTCTGCGGCGAGGTCCACTGGCTCACCTCCCGCCAATGGGTCCTGAAGACGGTCGGGAAGGGGGTTCTCTCGGGCCGGGACATGTGCCTGCTGGAGCACCTTCCGCGGTTGGTCGCGGAAGGCTTCCGCGTCTTCCGGGTCGAGGGGCTCTACGAGACCGCGGCGTACCGGTCGGAGATCGGCGCCGTCTACCGGGAGGCGTTGACCCGGGCCTTCGCCGGCGGGGAGGTCGCGCTCGAGGATCGGTGGGTCGACGCCGCGAGGCACAACGCTCCCCAGGGCCTGTGCAACGGGTACTGCTTCGGGACGGCCGGCCGCAAATACGTCGGGACGGTTTTACAGGACGCCGACCCTGAGGTATAATTCCCTTTTGCGTCTTCCCAAAGAACGGGATCCGCGCACGGAGGAGTGACGTCGATGGCCGAGCTGTTGGCATCCGGCGGTTCCATGGAGATGGTGCGGGCCGCCTTCGACAATGGGGCGGACGCCGTCTATGTGGGCGCCACGGGGTGGAGCCGCCGCCGGGCGCAGTACGAGATGGACGACGCCGCGATCGTCGAGGCGGCGCGGTTCGCCCGTTCGGCCGGCAAGATCCTCCGGGTGGCGTTCAACACCCTCCCGGCGTCCTCCGAGGTCCCTCTCTTCCTCGCCAGGACCGACGCGCTGTACGCCGCCGGCGTGCGCGACTTCATCCTGACCGACCCCGGGCTGATGATGGCCCTGAAAAACCGCCATCCCGACACGATCCTCCACGCGAGCGTGGGGTGCACCATCATCAACATCCAGGACGCCCTCTTCTACAAGGAGGCGGGCGCCTCCCAGGTGGTCGCCGAGTGCCGCATGGGGAAGGCGACGATGCGCCGGATCAAGGCGGAGGCGGGGGTCGGCCTCGAGGTCCTCGTACACGCCACCACCTGCTACACGCTCCTTGGCCGCTGCACGATGAGCAGCTATACGAAGCTCGGGCACCAGGTGGATGCGTCGGGGAAGGACCATTTCCCCGGCAGCCCGAACCGTGGCGGTCTCTGCTACCGGATCTGTCTCACCGACTGGGACCAGGTGGGCGCG
Above is a genomic segment from Deltaproteobacteria bacterium containing:
- a CDS encoding thiamine pyrophosphate-dependent enzyme, translating into EGKMEVKGNILRNLTERPKRIGPGHGACPGCGIFVNMDTFLKGIEGHVVILFHTGCGMVVTTGYPYTSHKITYIHNLFQNGAATLSGVVEMFEERKKRGELPKDEKITFIMVTGDGGHDIGMGPSIGAAMRGHGMIICEYDNQGYQNTGSQLSFTVPLGQSTSTSNYGPHQHGKSTHHKDTAQIFAACHIPYVCTVAESNPRDMIRKAAKAQQYAKEGLAFVKMISMCPLAWKTEERISSQIIQASVDCCFFPLYEVEHGVTTINYDPEEKGKKVPVNEWLKHMGKTKHMLKPDCKPELDKFQAEVDRRWVRLKELHKNPLL
- a CDS encoding roadblock/LC7 domain-containing protein, producing the protein MSQGNFILREPEYEGFLSILRKLLVDASAKVVFLVDKNGTLLASAGDAVGFDTTSLASLAAGNIAATGGLANLIGEKEFSILFHEGERDNMHLSVVAERLILVVVFDRRSSSVGLVRLRVRQATVRLTAVMAVAVAASDAELGGVEELTEADIESLFK
- a CDS encoding GTPase domain-containing protein; translation: MSFINYSSREINCKIVYYGPGLCGKTTNLQFIYKRMNPEARGKMISLATESERTLFFDFLPLSLGEIRGFKTRFHLYTVPGQVFYDASRRLILRGVDGVVFCADSQLTRVDANEESMENLRVNLREQGYDPDRIPMVIQYNKRDLPNVASLAELHALLNRRNVPEFEASATTGAGVFETLKTIIKMVLIDLKRGGRQ
- a CDS encoding U32 family peptidase, with product MSFELVVSVASPGELEGTDLSPYDAVCLGSPYCRRIEGNYVEALDLLPGVVSRLHAAGKRAYVTTPAVPREADLPHVTRLVDAAAAAGADALEIHNMGVLRIVREKGRPVPVHMGAYANVYTHLAAGVMRDAGAVRVRPNAEVSLEEMAILAREAGVEVEVLVHGKIPLGVTDRCFLLTEPEESDPKCPSVCGEVHWLTSRQWVLKTVGKGVLSGRDMCLLEHLPRLVAEGFRVFRVEGLYETAAYRSEIGAVYREALTRAFAGGEVALEDRWVDAARHNAPQGLCNGYCFGTAGRKYVGTVLQDADPEV
- a CDS encoding U32 family peptidase, with the protein product MAELLASGGSMEMVRAAFDNGADAVYVGATGWSRRRAQYEMDDAAIVEAARFARSAGKILRVAFNTLPASSEVPLFLARTDALYAAGVRDFILTDPGLMMALKNRHPDTILHASVGCTIINIQDALFYKEAGASQVVAECRMGKATMRRIKAEAGVGLEVLVHATTCYTLLGRCTMSSYTKLGHQVDASGKDHFPGSPNRGGLCYRICLTDWDQVGADGEIEASGVELPNRAYFLADDIPYLIDHGVDTIKIQGREYSVPLVGRMVRFYRELIDACVRDRAGFRMDPWRERMARIVADRDAERREKTAGLISESLG